A region of Arabidopsis thaliana chromosome 5, partial sequence DNA encodes the following proteins:
- the ATK4 gene encoding kinesin 4 (kinesin 4 (ATK4); FUNCTIONS IN: microtubule binding, protein binding, microtubule motor activity, ATPase activity; INVOLVED IN: microtubule-based movement; EXPRESSED IN: 13 plant structures; EXPRESSED DURING: 7 growth stages; CONTAINS InterPro DOMAIN/s: Kinesin, motor region, conserved site (InterPro:IPR019821), Calponin-homology (InterPro:IPR016146), Calponin-like actin-binding (InterPro:IPR001715), Kinesin, motor domain (InterPro:IPR001752); BEST Arabidopsis thaliana protein match is: P-loop nucleoside triphosphate hydrolases superfamily protein with CH (Calponin Homology) domain (TAIR:AT2G47500.1); Has 30201 Blast hits to 17322 proteins in 780 species: Archae - 12; Bacteria - 1396; Metazoa - 17338; Fungi - 3422; Plants - 5037; Viruses - 0; Other Eukaryotes - 2996 (source: NCBI BLink).), with product MATTSEINNDLSFSVVSIVEDVLQQHSSRSSDVGLVSRKVEESSLRRYEAAGWLRDMIGVSNGKDFPGEPSEEEFRLGLRSGIVLCNVLNKVNPGSVSKVVEAPDDVADGAALSAFQYFENIRNFLVAIEEMGLPSFEASDMEKGGKSIRIVNCILALKSYSEWKLKGENGPWRYGSNMKHNFGSRKLFLRKSSEPFVSSISRTQSTDMLSTDQPLSSDGDSRSINGLVRSFIADRKHEDIPNVVESVLNKVMEEVQQRLSIHNEMMKSSSKPIPEDDSSCETVVRSQLCDARQHEEAEENSPPQVVEKKFQRTNFEHHEEQKILLNQQKHIQELKQTLYTTKAGMKLLQMKYQEDFFHLGKHLNGLAYAATGYKRVLEENRKLYNLVQDLKGNIRVYCRVRPFLPGQESGGLSAVEDIDEGTITIRVPSKYGKAGQKPFMFNKVFGPSATQEEVFSDMQPLVRSVLDGYNVCIFAYGQTGSGKTFTMTGPKELTEESLGVNYRALADLFLLSNQRKDTTSYEISVQMLEIYNEQVRDLLAQDGQTKRLEIRNNSHNGINVPEASLVPVSSTDDVIQLMDLGHMNRAVSSTAMNDRSSRSHSCVTVHVQGRDLTSGSILHGSMHLVDLAGSERVDKSEVTGDRLKEAQHINKSLSALGDVISSLSQKTSHVPYRNSKLTQLLQDSLGGSAKTLMFVHISPEPDTLGETISTLKFAERVGSVELGAARVNKDNSEVKELKEQIANLKMALVRKGNGNDVQPTAIPINRERISRRRSLETPTIRPKLPTMGNTSNNSRPQIMDLSGPEAFNDSTASSRRHSLDIHELMKSSSPAWPRQPLNGKDEDRESKSGEWIDKHEELIQNQNPNSPEQFYQSMVPQQQSLYGGKQDFEVQSITDNESDEAATSDCSDSDLLWRLSVQVNVPKVSNIQNSANPKPKKIQPRTAKLSETRSLIPSLIPAPSKRPPNTVNSQPQRPTRDGKRRLSLGT from the exons ATGGCGACGACATCGGAGATCAACAATGATCTTTCGTTTTCCGTTGTATCGATTGTTGAAGATGTTCTTCAACAACATAGTAGCCGATCAAGCGACGTCGGTTTGGTTTCCAGAAAAGTTGAAGAATCTT CTTTGAGAAGATATGAAGCTGCTGGGTGGCTTAGAGATATGATCGGAGTTTCCAATGGTAAAGATTTTCCAGGAGAGCCTTCTGAAGAAGAGTTTAGGCTTGGATTGCGAAGTGGGATCGTTCTTTGTAATGTTCTTAACAAAGTTAATCCTGGATCAGTCTCAAAG GTCGTTGAAGCGCCGGACGATGTTGCAGATGGAGCTGCACTTTCAGCTTTTCAATACTTTGAAAACATAAGGAATTTTTTAGTAGCTATAGAGGAAATGGGGTTGCCATCATTTGAAGCTTCAGATATGGAGAAG GGAGGCAAGTCTATAAGGATAGTGAACTGCATTCTTGCCCTTAAGTCTTATAGTGAGTGGAAACTGAAAGGTGAAAATGGTCCATGGAGGTATGGATCTAACATGAAACATAACTTTGGATCGAGAAAACTATTTCTGAGAAAAAGTTCAGAGCCATTTGTTAGTTCTATATCGAGAACTCAGTCGACGGATATGTTATCAACTGATCAACCTCTGAGTTCTGAT GGAGATTCTAGATCCATAAATGGGCTTGTTCGGTCATTCATTGCAGACAGAAAGCATGAAGATATTCCAAAT GTTGTAGAGTCTGTGTTGAACAAAGTTATGGAAGAAGTCCAGCAGCGTTTATCAATCCACAATGAAATG ATGAAATCAAGTTCAAAGCCTATTCCAGAAGATGATTCATCCTGTGAGACAGTGGTCCGGTCTCAGCTGTGTGATGCAAGACAACATGAGGAAGCAGAAGAAAATAGTCCGCCCCAGGTTGtggaaaaaaagtttcaaaggACAAATTTTGAACATCACGAAGAACAAAAGATTCTTctgaatcaacaaaaacacatcCAG GAGTTGAAGCAAACCTTATACACTACAAAAGCAGGAATGAAATTGCTGCAGATGAAGTATCAAGAAGATTTCTTTCATCTAG GCAAGCATTTAAATGGTTTAGCTTATGCGGCTACGGGATACAAAAGGGTTCTTGAAGAAAACCGTAAACTGTACAATCTAGTGCAGGATCTAAAAG GAAACATACGGGTGTACTGTCGAGTTAGGCCGTTCTTGCCTGGGCAAGAAAGTGGTGGTTTGAGTGCCGTGGAAGACATAGACGAAGGGACCATCACGATCAGAGTTCCATCAAAGTATGGGAAAGCAGGACAAAAACCATTTATGTTCAACAAAGTCTTTGGTCCTTCTGCAACACAAG AGGAAGTGTTTTCAGACATGCAGCCTTTGGTACGGTCGGTTCTCGATGGCTACAATGTCTGCATCTTCGCTTATGGCCAAACCGGGTCAGGGAAAACTTTTACCATG ACAGGGCCTAAGGAACTGACTGAAGAGAGCCTAGGTGTGAACTACAGGGCACTGGCAGATCTGTTTCTTctatcaaatcaaagaaaagacaCGACCAGCTACGAAATCTCAGTTCAGATGTTGGAAATTTACAACGAGCAAGTCAGAGATCTACTTGCCCAAGATGGCCAGACTAAAAG GTTAGAGATCAGAAACAACTCTCACAATGGAATCAATGTACCGGAAGCAAGTCTAGTGCCTGTCTCATCGACGGATGACGTTATACAGCTAATGGATTTGGGACACATGAATCGTGCAGTGAGCTCTACAGCCATGAATGACAGAAGTAGTCGATCTCACAG TTGTGTAACTGTTCATGTTCAAGGCAGAGACCTCACATCTGGCTCTATCCTCCATGGTTCTATGCATCTGGTTGATCTTGCAGGAAGCGAGAGAGTGGACAAGTCTGAGGTGACTGGAGACAGACTGAAGGAGGCTCAACACATCAACAAGTCCCTCTCGGCTCTTGGAGATGTCATCTCCTCGCTTTCCCAGAAGACTTCTCATGTGCCTTACAGAAACAGTAAACTCACTCAGCTGCTGCAGGACTCCCTCG GAGGATCAGCCAAGACACTTATGTTTGTCCACATAAGTCCAGAACCTGACACTCTCGGAGAAACTATTAGTACTCTGAAGTTTGCTGAACGAGTGGGGAGTGTTGAGCTAGGCGCTGCTCGTGTGAACAAAGATAACTCAGAGGTTAAGGAGCTTAAAGAGCAG ATTGCTAATCTTAAGATGGCTCTAGTGAGGAAAGGAAATGGTAATGATGTACAACCAACAGCTATACCAATCAACCGTGAGAGAATATCGAGAAGAAGATCACTCGAAACTCCTACTATTCGACCCAAATTACCTACCATGGGAAACACATCAAACAACAGTAGGCCCCAGATCATGGATCTAAGTGGACCAGAG GCTTTTAACGACAGTACTGCATCTTCAAGAAGACACAGCTTAGATATCCATGAGCTAatgaaatcttcttctccggctTGGCCGAGGCAGCCACTCAATGGAAAAGACGAGGACAGAGAATCTAAGTCGGGCGAGTGGATCGATAAGCATGAAGAATTAATTCAAAATCAGAATCCAAATTCTCCCGAGCAATTCTACCAGTCAATGGTCCCTCAACAACAATCACT ATATGGTGGGAAACAAGATTTCGAAGTGCAGAGTATTACAGATAACGAATCTGATGAAGCCGCAACAAGCGATTGCTCAGATTCCGATTTGCTGTGGCGATTGAGCGTTCAAGTGAATGTTCCCAAAGTTTCTAATATCCAAAACTCAGCAAACcccaaaccaaagaaaattcAGCCCAGAACTGCTAAACTCTCAGAAACTAg AAGTTTAATTCCATCGCTGATCCCAGCACCAAGCAAGAGACCTCCTAACACAGTAAATTCACAGCCGCAGCGACCAACGAGAGATGGAAAACGCAGACTGAGTTTAGGCACATGA
- a CDS encoding ARM repeat superfamily protein (ARM repeat superfamily protein; FUNCTIONS IN: binding; CONTAINS InterPro DOMAIN/s: Armadillo-type fold (InterPro:IPR016024); BEST Arabidopsis thaliana protein match is: ARM repeat superfamily protein (TAIR:AT5G06350.1); Has 1807 Blast hits to 1807 proteins in 277 species: Archae - 0; Bacteria - 0; Metazoa - 736; Fungi - 347; Plants - 385; Viruses - 0; Other Eukaryotes - 339 (source: NCBI BLink).), protein MSRSKAPARKQQKKGIDFKKIKRKLGRKLPPPNNATNTEIKSKAIILHEQSVAAERDGFATSKKGLTLLELKNRTGHPNAKVRKDALHGIKDLLKHHPAELLSNKYATTHKLRELITDDDKLVRDDFYTLLTGIFLACKEDINKGLMVSSLMPYIFTAMTKSSIEVRLMAFKFFRLVLEFYSPTFSLYAEKILENYKDVIHNNHFYIQDKKKLKVVLLGLADCLSLLPCDQSDNESKKKGLLQYETLLACEQDAAKECVRFAHVSGILKEIVAVLINCFQDFLPLIHASQRINKESFDCIRHILRSIGYAIKFSIRRHTQRHTKWLPSPEENTLMILDRDIASMLSKKLLGSFPLNHENNFSVENNGVLTEIFLEVSEWSHLPCDLSNRFLEFIENALLGKITRSNSLDKTLLALLPFVPKLLLRVDRDRRDNLMQAFTITFNNCKPESSLKLACISVVKDLIIPNGDILYPNDPTVNNYQRAWVNKLPSLLNQLGDKHHVSTKVVLQLLLDLARVGCLNASPTFEEEIRSFFIPFHGEGEVPGGPFVSLPREVQEVALCFLYYFIIDNFSSPMLKAIVSCCLYEQLEPAVLYRIVEILQTAYRGGYIQITDHFSFFITLISRFKVVPEKLNSAIECDERKANCGTFKTLTNLVCSYLSEMGDSSLVLQILEKVFVEQIILKPALDNGCAILRMICALDSKPTRLSEISVTTLSEFLPGYLIDIVNCIPEDKERSYLYMQTCLYYLLPCYFLFDRSSKLTEQVLKRMRSMVSENVKALESVQDRESGRDSLNLIQCIVSVILLMHNDVKVRKIISSSKSEIDLILQNVYTLQSSRSTSLTVEGKHMMKIAAERLSIASNSLLA, encoded by the exons atgtctCGCTCCAAGGCTCCTGCAAGGAAGCAGCAAAAGAAAGGAATCGATTTCAag AAAATCAAGAGAAAGCTCGGGAGAAAATTACCTCCACCAAATAATGCAACTAACACAGAGATTAAATCCAAAG CAATTATACTTCATGAGCAAAGTGTGGCAGCAGAAAGAGATGGCTTCGCTACAAGTAAGAAAGGTTTGACCTTGCTTGAGCTTAAGAACCGAACTGGGCATCCCAATGCTAAAGTTCGCAAAG ATGCATTACATGGTATCAAAGATCTTTTAAAACATCATCCTGCAGAGCTGCTGTCAAATAAATATGCTACTACACATAAACTTAGAGAACTCATTACTGATGATGATAAGTTAGTAAGAGACGATTTTTATACACTATTGACTGGGATCTTTCTTGCTTGTAAAGAG GATATTAACAAGGGTCTTATGGTTTCAAGTTTGATGCCATACATATTTACCGCTATGACTAAGTCATCTATTGAAGTTCGTTTGATGGCTTTCAAATTTTTCCGCCTTGTTTTGGAGTTTTACTCGCCTACCTTCTCCTTATATGCTGAAAAG ATTCTCGAAAACTACAAGGATGTTATTCATAATAACCATTTTTATATACAAGATAAAAAGAAGCTTAAGGTAGTTCTTTTGGGGTTGGCAGATTGCTTGTCGCTGTTGCCATGTGATCAGAGCGACaatgaatcaaagaaaaag GGACTTTTACAGTATGAAACGCTACTCGCCTGTGAGCAAGATGCTGCGAAAGAATGTGTTC GTTTTGCCCATGTCTCTGGGATACTGAAGGAGATTGTTGCAGTCTTAATCAATTGTTTCCAAGATTTCCTTCCATTAATTCATGCTTCGCAAAGAATCAATAAAGAATCATTTGATTGCATCCGCCATATACTTCGTAGCATAGGTTATGCAATCAAGTTTTCCATTCGTAGGCACACTCAAAGACACACTAAATGGCTACCTTCACCTGAAGAAAATACTCTGATGATACTGGATCGTGACATTGCATCAATGTTATCGAAAAAGTTACTTGGTTCTTTTCCACTTAATCACGAAAACAATTTTTCTGTAGAG AACAATGGTGTATTGACAGAAATCTTTTTGGAAGTAAGTGAATGGAGCCACCTTCCTTGTGATCTTTCCAATAGATTTCTAGAATTTATTGAGAATGCCTTACTAGGAAAG ATCACCAGAAGCAATAGTCTTGATAAGACTTTACTTGCACTCTTGCCCTTTGTTCCAAAACTTCTTCTGAGGGTGGACCGTGATCGGAGAGATAATCTTATGCAG GCATTTACTATTACCTTCAACAATTGCAAACCAGAGTCTTCACTTAAATTAGCCTGCATTTCAGTTGttaaagatttgattatcCCT AATGGAGATATCCTTTATCCCAATGATCCAACCGTAAATAACTACCAGCGCGCTTGGGTCAACAAACTTCCATCACTGCTTAACCAGTTGGGTGATAAGCATCATGTATCTACCAAG GTTGTTTTGCAACTTTTGCTCGACCTTGCGCGAGTTGGATGTCTGAATGCTTCTCCAAcatttgaagaagagataagaagcttcttcatccCTTTTCATGGAGAAG GTGAGGTGCCAGGTGGACCTTTTGTAAGTCTCCCTAGGGAAGTACAAGAAGTGGCTCTCTGTTTCCTTTACTACTTCATCATAGACAATTTCAGCTCCCCTATGCTGAAAGCAATAGTTTCATGCTGTTTAT ATGAACAACTTGAACCAGCTGTGTTGTATCGGATAGTGGAAATTCTTCAAACTGCCTATAGAGGTGGATATATTCAGATTACAGATCATTTTAGCTTCTTCATTACCTTGATTTCACGTTTCAAAGTTGTCCCAG AGAAACTGAACTCGGCGATTGAGTGTGATGAGAGGAAGGCAAATTGTGGCACATTTAAAACACTTACAAACCTTGTGTGCTCATATTTGTCAGAAATGGGTGATAGCTCTCTTGTCCTCCAGATTCTAGAGAAAGTTTTTGTCGAACAAATA ATTTTGAAGCCTGCGTTGGACAATGGGTGTGCTATACTCAGGATGATCTGCGCGTTAGACTCTAAACCTACAAGACTTTCTGAAATCAGTGTAACCACTCTAAGTGAATTCTTACCGGGATATTTGATCGATATAGTCAAT TGTATACcagaagataaagagagatCTTACCTTTATATGCAAACATGTCTGTACTATTTATTACCTTGCTACTTCCTGTTCGACCGGAGCTCCAAACTCACAGAACAGGTTCTGAAAAGAATGCGATCTATGGTTagtgaaaatgtaaaagcatTGGAATCGGTTCAAGACAGGGAGAGTGGTCGAGACTCATTGAATTTGATACAATGCATTGTCTCTGTGATCCTGCTGATGCACAACGATGTCAAAGTTAGGAAGATAATATCATCATCCAAGTCAGAGATTGATTTGATTCTGCAGAACGTTTACACATTGCAG TCCTCACGAAGCACGAGCTTGACTGTAGAAGGAAAGCATATGATGAAAATTGCAGCAGAGCGACTTAGCATTGCATCCAATAGCTTACTCGCATAA
- a CDS encoding uncharacterized protein (unknown protein; Has 1807 Blast hits to 1807 proteins in 277 species: Archae - 0; Bacteria - 0; Metazoa - 736; Fungi - 347; Plants - 385; Viruses - 0; Other Eukaryotes - 339 (source: NCBI BLink).) — MEQGTIKIKLPKPSEITRRHKKEADMGKKIKKEENMKRDFIRRRMVFRVKKMTSVISGVFNRKKTLSGENREQRDGSEGDETVFVKLKQNPIQKKGSFWESARIRLKTLILGQRLKRRRNRRRSLSEGMEEEELCKKRILMGERCKPMNGVLQYDGDGILLPEP; from the coding sequence ATGGAACAAGGAACGATCAAGATCAAACTACCTAAACCATCAGAGATAACGAGGAGGCACAAGAAAGAGGCCGATATGGgcaagaagataaagaaagaagagaacatGAAGAGAGATTTCATCAGACGGAGAATGGTTTTTCGAGTTAAGAAGATGACTTCTGTGATTTCCGGTGTCTTCAACCGCAAGAAAACACTTTCAggtgaaaacagagaacagaGAGATGGTTCTGAGGGCGATGAGACCGTGTTTGTTAAACTCAAGCAAAACCCAATTCAGAAGAAGGGGAGTTTCTGGGAAAGCGCAAGAATTCGACTGAAGACACTCATCTTAGGGCAAAGattgaagaggagaagaaaccgaagaagaagcttaagtGAAGgaatggaagaagaggagcTGTGCAAGAAGAGAATACTAATGGGTGAAAGATGCAAACCAATGAACGGGGTTTTGCAGTATGATGGTGACGGAATTCTCCTACCCGAGCCATGA